The genomic interval CTAATGGTGATGCAAATTTTTTTGTGCAATCCTTTTTGTATAAAAGTACACTCGGCCATTTTTCTAACGAATTTCCCTCCTCAAGATAACGCCGATACTCGAAAAGGTCTTCATAGAAGAGGTCAAACGGACTGTATGACTTATCCAAATTAAAGCTGTAAAGACTTTCAGGGATAGTTGTGGTTCCGGGTTCGCCAGGAATGTTTCTTAAAATGGTGTTCAGTGAACTATCTATTACTCCCCAATACAAGGAGTCTTTGAATAGAAAATAATTCTCCAAGTAGAAAATATGCTGGTGTTTTTCGCTTTCCTCTTTTGTGATTGCGTCATAGACGTATTGAAAATTGCCATTAGTAACAATGAATTTGGAAGTCATCCTGCCACAGCTGTCATTTACAATCCGAATGGGAAAGAGTTGATTGTATTGTATGGGTAAAATCACATTCCCATTACGATCATTTAATCCAAAAAGATACTGTCCGAAATGAATTGTGGTATCACTGTAATTATTTACGATGATATAAGGTGAGTTATCGCAATCAGGTCGTGGTATCGGAGCTTGACTCAATAAGACTAATGGATGAAGAAACAAAAACAGATAAAAAAATCTCATTTAATCTATAAATTCATAAAATGGAAAAGTTACAAATATTGGAGTGTATTTAAAACGAAAGCCTTCTGAATTTCAGAAGGCTTTTGTCTATTCAGTATTAATATCCTAAAGTCCTGATATCTTAATATCTATATTATTTTGCAGCCTTCACTTGCTTCAATCGTTCGTATAAAATCATTCCAGTTGCCACACCAACGTTCAACGAAGAAATATCTCCAGCCATTGGAATGCTCAAACGCACATCCGACATTTTCAATAAATCGTGAGAAATTCCATCCTCTTCAGATCCAACAATAATCGCTGTTGGGCCAAAGAACGAATAATTTTCTGCTGAAACTTTCGATTTTTCAGTACATGAAACCAATTGGAATCCACTTTGCTGCAAATAGAACAAACTGTTTTTCAATAAATCGGTTTTACAAACAGGAATGCTGTGTAAAGCTCCTGCTGAAGTTTTAATGGCATCTGCAGAAACCAATGCACTACCTTTTGATGGAACTAGAATCGCATCCACTCCCATACATGCAGCCGTACGTGCAATTCCACCAAAATTTCGAACATCTGTAATGCGATCAAGCACCAAGATGCAAGGTTCTTTCCCTTCAGAAAGCCATTGGTCACACAATTCTTCAATGTTCTTATATTCCACTGGAGAAGTAAATGCAATCACTCCTTGATGATTGTTTACCGTCAATTTGTTCAATTTTTCAACTGGAACAAACTGCAACTGATATTCTTTACCAGTTAAAACGGTTCTCAACTCTTCAAATAGATCCTTGTCAATTCCTTTTTGAATAAGGATTTTGTTGATTTCAACTTCATTTTTAATGGCTTCAATCACCACACGAATTCCGTAAATAATGTCCGTTGGATCTTCCTTCGGTTTACGTTCAAAATTGCGTTTGTCTTGATTAAATCCTCCGCCTCTTTCTTCGCGGTCGTTTTTCTTATTATACATTGAATGTAATTTCTAGTTCGAGTTCTTCACTAACTGATTTTGCAACTGGACAAGCCAAAGCAGCACGTTTTACTTTTTCAATAGTTGCTTCGTCCCAACCATTGTTTCTCAGGTCAATATCAATCACCAATTTTCCAATTCTTCGCGGAGAAACAGCCATGATTTTAGTCACCGTTGCAAAGCCATTTTCGTAAGCATGTCCATGTTCATTGCAGTATATTCCAATTATACTGATCATACAAGAAGCATAAGCCGTTGCTACTAAATCTGTTGGGGAGAATTTCTCTCCTTTTCCATGATTGTCTGTAGGCGCGTCGGTATGAATGACTGTGCCAGATTGAAGATGAGTACATTCTGTTCTCAATCCTCCCAAGTACTTCACTGTAGATGTTGCCATAGAAAATAATATTATTGCAAATGTAGGGTTTATTAGAAGGAAGAGCGCAAAGAAATGATTATTGGAAAATATTTTCGATTTTTTTTTAAAAAGTTGTGGGGTTCTATTTTTTTTTTTTTAGTTTTAAAAACTTAATTCACTTAATGGCCATTATTCACGTTTAAGTCAGTCTAATAATTCCTTACTGTTTTAAAAGGAAATATCTAAATTTTAATCAAAAATGAAAAAGTTAATTTATCTATCGTTAGTAACGATATCCTTTATCGCTGTGTCTTGCAACAAGAATCAAGAAGTTTCTAAAAGAGAAAATGAATCTGTTGTTAATTTTGAACAAACCTATTCAGAAAAAGATGTTACAAGCATTATTCAATCAATAAATTCTAGTGAAAAGGTTGGTCCAGGCTGGTTTGAGAAGGTTAAAAAATGGTTCAATGACCACTCAGGTACACATTTGTTCCAGGGTTGTGCTGGTGGTGGTGCATGTGGCCCTTGTCCTGGGCTTTGTATAGGTGGCGCTACCATTAGTGGAAATAATAATAATGGTGATTCGGCAACTCCTGAAACTTATGCAGACGGACTGAGGGTTTATGGATTAAGTTTGATTGAAAACAAAGAAACTCATGAGCAAGCAATGATGTTTGTTTTTAATTTAGATTTAGCTGATTTCACAAAGGATGGTTATTTCTATATTGAAAATGATATATCAGCTAGTTCGAATATGTCTAGTGCGATGGGCAAAAATAATATTAAGTTTATAAAAGGAAAGTATATTGTTGTTTTTGATGAAACTACACATTATTACTATGCGCTTGTAGAAACAGTTATGAATTAATGAATTATGAAAATAATAATACTAACCTTATTATATTTAACAACAATTTCATCTTGTGGTTTGATTCATTATATGGGAACAAAACCTTTTATGGATAAAACCAGGTATGAAGTAGAAACATATCTTGCGAAAAATAATATCATCTACTACGACCACAGTATTTTGATGAAAGATGAATTGATAGATTCCTTGTCCGCTAAAAAACATGCGTTGGATTTATATAAATTAGAAAAAGGAACTATGCAATCTCAAATGCAACTTCGTATTTATGATTCTCTTGGGAAATTAATAAATGGATACTGTCAATGTTATGGAGATATGAATAGACTGAATATCCTATCAGAGAAAGGATTTAAAAAATTTGAACATTTACCAACGAATTATGAGTTGAAATTCAAAGACAATTTATCACTATGGAACATCAATGAATCAGAAGAGCAACGAATTTTGTTAGGCGCGCAAGAGAAAAAATATACCATTGTTATTTATTGGAATATTTGGTCAAATCATTATTCGAAAATAATGCTCAAAAAACTCAAAGAGTATTTGTTGAAATTTGAAATGAAAAACGAAGTATTGATCATTCTCGTGAATGATGATGGTTTTCCTTCTAAGAAATGATTCTTTAGCTTTTGATTCTTTCTTCAAAATTGTTAAACCCTTTAACCTTTTGAACTTTTTCCACTTCTTTTGAATGCTTCTTTGTACTTTTGTAAAATCAAAATTAGCGAGGCCAAAGGTACGGAATTTTGCGTCCCGATGGTAAATCTATTTTTGAATAGCGGAAAGGCACGACTATGTCAGAAGAAATAACAACAGCAGATAATAAAGTTCGCATCAAAAAGCCAAGCTGGTTGCGCGTAAAACTTCCAATTGGAGAAAATTACCGCAAGGTTCGGGCATTGGTGGATGAGCATAAATTACACACTATTTGCGAAAGTGGTTCTTGCCCAAATATGGGTGAATGTTGGGGTGAAGGAACTGCAACGTTCATGATCCTTGGAAATATCTGTACACGTTCGTGTGGTTTCTGTGCTGTCCAAACAGGAAAACCAGATGCAATCGATGAATTTGAGCCTGGAAAAGTAGCTCATTCCATTAAAACCATGCAGATCAAACACGCGGTAATTACTTCGGTAGACCGTGACGATTTGAAGGATGGCGGAGCAGGAATTTGGGTACAAACTGTTCGCGCGGTTCGTCATCAAAGCCCTAGGACAACGATGGAAACCTTGATTCCCGATTTCGCTGGAAAATGGGAAAACCTGCAACAGATTATCGATGTGGCTCCTGAAATTGTTTCACATAACTTGGAAACAGTTCGTCGTTTGACAAAACAAGTGCGCATTCAAGCAAAATACGATCGGAGCTTAGAGGTTTTGTTCCGTTTGAAAAAAGGAGGAATGAGAACTAAATCAGGCATCATGCTTGGTTTGGGTGAAACTGATGAAGAAGTGATCGAAGCAATGCAAGATTTAAGATCCGTTGGAGTAGATATTATCACTTTAGGACAATACTTGCAACCAACTCCAAAGCATCTGCCAATTGTAGAGTTTGTAGAGCCAGAGCGTTTTCAGAAATACGAAAAATTAGGATTGGAAATGGGCTTTCGTTTCGTAGAAAGCGGCCCGCTTGTTCGTTCTTCCTATCATGCTGAAAAACACATTTTTGACTTGTAATAAAACAACAACTAAGCACTAATAACTTATTAACTAAACCTACTACTATGGGGTTTCTAAGTTCCCTGTTCTCAAAAATGAGCGCTGAAAATATTAAGCCAAATATCAGCGTAGATAACGCTTATCATTCATCCCTTAATTGGCTGGACACCAAATCGTGGATTCGTCAGGAGGAATGTTTGACTTTTGTGACCATTTTCAGGTCTATTCAAAAGTAGTTGATTCCTATTATGTTGAAAAGCCTATTTTCAAATTGTAGTTTCCGAGTTTGCTTTGTTCTCTCAATCTCATTCTCTTATATTGTACGGCTTTTCGCAACATGCTTTTCGCAAACGCATTTTTCCGTTTTCTGAATTTCTGGTCTAATGGTAGTTTTGAGAACTGAAAATTGACAACTATGAAACTTATTCTTGCTATTGTAATACTTATTCCGTTTTTAGGAATTGCACAATATGATTCGAGCCCTCAATTTGGGGCTTTTGTAAATGGTGGACTAAGAGATTTTACAACTTCTTATTCAACCGTAAAAACAAGGATTGGATTAGATGCTGGAATAAACATCAAACATTCTACAAGAAACGGTCGTCTGAGATTGGTTTACTCGGTAGGTATGATTTATGACCAATACAAGTTGGAAGACAAAACAATAGCTATAAATAGGTTTACAGATATTGAACGAAGGGTCAAAGGAGTAAGTGTCTTTTTCCGACCTGAATTCAAGATTATGAATAAAGAACTCGTATCTATGTATATTGGTGTTGGTCCGAGATTTAGTGCTTTTTATTCGTTTCTAGAAAAACGAGTGACAACCGAAAATGGAATTACAACGACGCAAGGTTGGGAAAAAAGAGGAACCAATGAGGTCGCTTATTTCGGAATGCATGCAGCAATCGCTGTTGAATATAAATTTGCTGAACACTGGGCACTTAACATGGGATTGAATGCGTTTACTAGCTTTGAATTTGAATTTTATGACGGGAATATCTATTCAGGAGGAAATGTAACAACGGGTGTGGCATACATCTTTTAGACATCTGTTATATCAAATAAATTCACTTAAATCATCGTTATGAAAACCTTAATTCTATTAATCATCTGCATTCCTTTTGGCTTGCAAAGCCAAGAAGCTCCACGACGTGTTCAATTCGGTATCTATGCCGGAGCCGGAGTTACACTTGTTGCTGAAAAGTATCGAAAGGGAATGGCCTATGAGCTAGGACAGAGTACGATTATCAAAAAGAAGGGGGATTTCAAAAGACGAATGGAGGTTTATCTGCAGTACACAGAATATAATTATGTGGGAGATTCCAGAGATAATTACTACAAAAGTTATGAGTTCGATACCACTTATGCTGTAAGTCATTATAAGTCGCAGGTGTTTAATGTTGGATTAAAATGGCATATTCCAATTATCCATAGGGATCGATATCGTTTAATTTTTGCACCCGGATTTGCAGTTGGCTCACTTTTGATGTACAAGTATCGAAGAAGTTGGTATTATTTTTCGAATAATCAGTTGGAACATGAAGTAAATACAAAGGTTAACCCAACTTCTCGTATTATGTTGGGGCCTCATATTACTGTTAGTCAGGAGTTCAAACTTACTCCAGTTATGTATTTTCATCTAGACATAAATTTTATGGGACAGACAAACTTAGCTGGCTCTCAAGGTTATTCTGTTGGTTGGGGCGGGGTTACGATAAGACCAGGATTTTATTGGTATTTAAAGCCTCGGAAAAAAGAAACGCTTAATAGATAGAAGTATTAAGCCTTCGATTCTAACATTTCACACTATCTCTTTTTAGCACATTCTTTCACATTTTCCATTTTCCATTTTCAATTAATACTTACCTTTAACCCACATTTTAGAAATTGAAACTATGAGTACGTTTGATGTTGCGATAATCGGTTCTGGTCCAGGTGGATACGTAGCTGCTCTTCGCTGTGCACAATTAGGATTGAATACTGCTTTGATCGAAAAATACCCAACTCTTGGAGGAACTTGCTTAAACGTAGGATGTATTCCTTCAAAAGCGTTGTTGGATTCTTCGGAACACTTTTTCAATGCGAAGCACAACTTTGCAACTCACGGAATCAAAGTGGATAATGTGGAAGCAGATATCACTCAAATGATTGCGCGCAAAGAAGAGGTAATCACACAAACGTGTAACGGGATTAAATTCCTGATGGACAAAAACAAGGTGACAGTTTACCAAGGTGTTGGTTCATTCGTTGATAAAACAACGATTGCAATTAAAGACGAAAAGGGAAATAGCACGAACATTACTGCAAAAAACACAATCATTGCAACGGGTTCAAAACCAAATTTCTTTCCTGGAATGGAACCCGATAAAAAACGAATCATTACTTCAACTGAAGCATTGAAAATGACAGAAATTCCAAAAAGAATGATTGTTATTGGAGGTGGAGTTATTGGATTGGAATTGGGATCTGTTTATGCCCGTTTGGGAACAGAAGTTGATGTAGTTGAATTTGCACCAACGATTCTTCCAACAATGGATCTTTCATTAGGAAAAGAATTAACTAAAATATTGAAGAAAGAAGGATTCAAATTCCATTTGGAGCATAAAGTTCAGAAAGTCGAAAACACGGGAAAAGGTGTGAAATTGACTGCTTTGAATAAGAAAAATGAAGAAGTTACTTTGGAAGCAGACTATTGTTTGGTAGCTGTTGGGCGTAAAGCATACACAGAAGGTTTAGGTTTGGAAAATATCGGATTAACTGCAAATAACCGCGGTCAAATCGATGTGAATGATCATTTACAGACATCCGTTCCAAACATTTATGCAATTGGTGACGTTGTTCGTGGAGCGATGTTGGCACATAAAGCAGAAGAAGAGGGTGTTGTTGTTGCTGAGCAATTGGCGGGACAAAAACCACACATCAATTACAATTTGATTCCAGGAGTTGTCTATACTTGGCCAGAAATCGCTTCAGTTGGAAAAACAGAAGAAGAATTGAAAGCTGCTGGAGTTGAATACAAAGCTGGTTCTTTTCCTATGAAAGCATTGGGAAGAGCGCGCGCTTCGATGGATATTACAGGATTTGTAAAAGTATTGGCAGATGCTAAAACAGATGAGGTTTTGGGAGTTCACATGATCGCTGCACGCGCTGCAGATATGATTATGGAAGCTGTTACAGCAATGGAATTCCGTGCATCTGCAGAAGATATTTCCCGTATTTGTCACGCGCATCCAACATTCTCTGAAGCAATCAAAGAAGCTGCGCTTGCTGCAACGGATAACAGAGCATTACATATTTAAGAGATTCTCAAAACAAAATAAAAAAGCTCTTTCGGATATTCGGAAGGGCTTTTGTTGTTCTAGGGCTATCTAATAATTACAACCACATAGCGCCACAAAGAACATATAGAGAAATTTGCTATAACTATTTGATTAATCAAAGAGAATTATCTTTTTAAATTAATGATTTACGTCATTTTCCATTCTTCACTTTTATGTACTTTTGCAGCACCTTTAAACGAGAACGATGAGTAAAAAAATTGGTGTATTATTGATTCAGTTAGGAACACCAGATAGTCCTAAGAATAGTGATGTTCGTCGCTATTTGAAAGAGTTTTTAATGGACCCAAGAGTAATTGATATTCCGTTTTTCTCTCGCTTGTTATTGGTTCGAGGAATCATCGTTCCGTTTAGAACACCTAAATCAGCTAAGATATATAAGCAATTGTGGGATTTAGGAAACGGAAAATCACCACTTTTGACTTATACAGAGTCTGTGAAAAGTTTGCTTCAAAAGCGATTTGATTCGGATAATGTGACAATAGAAATGGCAATGCGTTATCAAAACCCTTCCATGGATTCTGTTTTGGACCGTATGCATAAAGCAAATTATGACCAATTGATTATTTTGCCTTTATTCCCGCAATACGCAAGTGCTTCAACAGGTTCTGCTGTTGAAAAGGCAATGAGTATTATCAAAAAATGGTGGGTAATTCCAGAAATAAAAATCATTTCTCAATTCTACAATCACGAAGGATATATTGATTCTATCATAGAAAGAGCCAAAGAGTTCGATATTCCTTCTTATGATAAAATCATGTTTTCGTATCACGGTTTACCTGAAAGACAAGTCGATAAAGTTTATGAAGAAGGGCTTTGTACCGATCATGATTGTGAGAAAGAAATCACTGAAGAAAATAAGTTCTGTTACAAAGCTACAAGTTATGAAACTACGCGTTTAATTGCAGCTAAATTAGGTTTGACAGATGATCAATATATTGTTAGTTTCCAGTCGCGTTTGGATGAAAAATGGATTCAACCTTTCTCTGATAAAGTGATCGAGCAATGGGGGAAAGAAGGGAACAAACGCGTTTTGGCTTTTAGTCCAGCTTTTGTGGCAGATTGCCTAGAGACTTTGATCGAAATCGGTGGAGAATACCAAGAAATCTTCGAAGAACATGGCGGCGAGAAAGTGCAGTTGGTTCCGAGTTCTAATGATCATCCGAGATTTATCGATTGTTTAGAGGATTTGGTGAGAACCAATTTCTGAGAATAAGGGCGGTAAAGATGAAGCACGTTCACAAATATAGGAACGCTCTATTTTCAGGAACTTTTGGATCTGCTCCGAATCAATGTCAGAGTATAGAAATGACTACTAAAACAGATCATTAATAATCGATTGAATAATAAAGCGCGCGAAACTGTTTCGCGCGCTTTTTGGCTATCTCCCAAATCTTTTCTGCACACTAAGTTCTGCGAAAAAAGGCAGTGTTGGATTATCCTTGAAGTTTCGTGCAAAGGCTTTTCCCAGAGTTAGGGTTGTACTCCATGATTTGTGTGACCAGTTTCCGCGAATCCCGAATTTAAAAGTTCCGCCTGAAGCATCATACCATCCATCCCTGATTTGAGGATAGTACTCTTTCATTAATTTATGACTGACGTGAGCTACAAGTGTTTGGTCGTAAGCTACTACCAATACTGCTCCCACTTTAGGTCGCAAATATCCAAAATGAATGGATAATGCGGTAGAAGTATTGTAAATGGTTGCCATTGGCGAGGCATATCTTCGGGTAAAGAACGAGAGCTTTGTTCCAAGAGACAAATGTTCGTTGTGCCAAAGTTCTGTTTGTATGTTCAGGTTTCCACGCCAGTCATCTGTTACTTGTTTTCCGAAGGGTAGCGTAAATTCAGTACCGATAAAAACGGGTTTGTACTTGTTTTTGATTCCATA from Fluviicola taffensis DSM 16823 carries:
- the lipA gene encoding lipoyl synthase, with the protein product MSEEITTADNKVRIKKPSWLRVKLPIGENYRKVRALVDEHKLHTICESGSCPNMGECWGEGTATFMILGNICTRSCGFCAVQTGKPDAIDEFEPGKVAHSIKTMQIKHAVITSVDRDDLKDGGAGIWVQTVRAVRHQSPRTTMETLIPDFAGKWENLQQIIDVAPEIVSHNLETVRRLTKQVRIQAKYDRSLEVLFRLKKGGMRTKSGIMLGLGETDEEVIEAMQDLRSVGVDIITLGQYLQPTPKHLPIVEFVEPERFQKYEKLGLEMGFRFVESGPLVRSSYHAEKHIFDL
- the rlmB gene encoding 23S rRNA (guanosine(2251)-2'-O)-methyltransferase RlmB, with the protein product MYNKKNDREERGGGFNQDKRNFERKPKEDPTDIIYGIRVVIEAIKNEVEINKILIQKGIDKDLFEELRTVLTGKEYQLQFVPVEKLNKLTVNNHQGVIAFTSPVEYKNIEELCDQWLSEGKEPCILVLDRITDVRNFGGIARTAACMGVDAILVPSKGSALVSADAIKTSAGALHSIPVCKTDLLKNSLFYLQQSGFQLVSCTEKSKVSAENYSFFGPTAIIVGSEEDGISHDLLKMSDVRLSIPMAGDISSLNVGVATGMILYERLKQVKAAK
- a CDS encoding OsmC family protein codes for the protein MATSTVKYLGGLRTECTHLQSGTVIHTDAPTDNHGKGEKFSPTDLVATAYASCMISIIGIYCNEHGHAYENGFATVTKIMAVSPRRIGKLVIDIDLRNNGWDEATIEKVKRAALACPVAKSVSEELELEITFNV
- the hemH gene encoding ferrochelatase, which produces MSKKIGVLLIQLGTPDSPKNSDVRRYLKEFLMDPRVIDIPFFSRLLLVRGIIVPFRTPKSAKIYKQLWDLGNGKSPLLTYTESVKSLLQKRFDSDNVTIEMAMRYQNPSMDSVLDRMHKANYDQLIILPLFPQYASASTGSAVEKAMSIIKKWWVIPEIKIISQFYNHEGYIDSIIERAKEFDIPSYDKIMFSYHGLPERQVDKVYEEGLCTDHDCEKEITEENKFCYKATSYETTRLIAAKLGLTDDQYIVSFQSRLDEKWIQPFSDKVIEQWGKEGNKRVLAFSPAFVADCLETLIEIGGEYQEIFEEHGGEKVQLVPSSNDHPRFIDCLEDLVRTNF
- the lpdA gene encoding dihydrolipoyl dehydrogenase; protein product: MSTFDVAIIGSGPGGYVAALRCAQLGLNTALIEKYPTLGGTCLNVGCIPSKALLDSSEHFFNAKHNFATHGIKVDNVEADITQMIARKEEVITQTCNGIKFLMDKNKVTVYQGVGSFVDKTTIAIKDEKGNSTNITAKNTIIATGSKPNFFPGMEPDKKRIITSTEALKMTEIPKRMIVIGGGVIGLELGSVYARLGTEVDVVEFAPTILPTMDLSLGKELTKILKKEGFKFHLEHKVQKVENTGKGVKLTALNKKNEEVTLEADYCLVAVGRKAYTEGLGLENIGLTANNRGQIDVNDHLQTSVPNIYAIGDVVRGAMLAHKAEEEGVVVAEQLAGQKPHINYNLIPGVVYTWPEIASVGKTEEELKAAGVEYKAGSFPMKALGRARASMDITGFVKVLADAKTDEVLGVHMIAARAADMIMEAVTAMEFRASAEDISRICHAHPTFSEAIKEAALAATDNRALHI
- a CDS encoding outer membrane beta-barrel protein, producing MKLILAIVILIPFLGIAQYDSSPQFGAFVNGGLRDFTTSYSTVKTRIGLDAGINIKHSTRNGRLRLVYSVGMIYDQYKLEDKTIAINRFTDIERRVKGVSVFFRPEFKIMNKELVSMYIGVGPRFSAFYSFLEKRVTTENGITTTQGWEKRGTNEVAYFGMHAAIAVEYKFAEHWALNMGLNAFTSFEFEFYDGNIYSGGNVTTGVAYIF